Proteins co-encoded in one Pocillopora verrucosa isolate sample1 chromosome 1, ASM3666991v2, whole genome shotgun sequence genomic window:
- the LOC131772462 gene encoding uncharacterized protein has protein sequence MKAIVAFLFLSALALYAQAEMEYHPHAILNYLEREDHEMVRKVRGILKLQDPGPSFKPSFEPSFKPSFKPSFKPSFKPSFEPSFKPLVPLPLKKCLAQALICHHKAKEDACEHLKCIKLTGCCLKETGIKFNPPPIVKRCLPVIPCCMLGSETCEEKLCCFVRFGECLKKLGDKIDA, from the exons ATGAAGGCAATAGTTGCTTTTCTGTTTCTCTCGGCACTGGCCTTGTATGCTCAGGCGGAGATGGAGTACCATCCACATGCAATTCTAAATTATCTTGAGAGGGAAGATCATGAGATGGTCAGAAAAGTTCGCGGCATCTTGAAACTGCAAGATCCTGGACCCAGCTTTAAACCATCCTTCGAACCATCTTTCAAGCCATCTTTCAAGCCATCTTTCAAGCCATCTTTCAAGCCATCTTTCGAGCCATCTTTCAAGCCACTGGTCCCACTGCCATTA AAAAAGTGTTTGGCTCAAGCACTGATCTGTCACCATAAAGCTAAAGAAGATGCTTGTGAACATCTGAAGTGTATCAAGCTGACTGGATGTTGTCTAAAAGAAACAGGGATTAAATTTAATCCACCTCCTATTGTG AAGAGATGCCTGCCAGTTATCCCGTGTTGCATGCTGGGAAGCGAGACCTGCGAAGAGAAGCTGTGTTGTTTCGTGCGATTTGGAGAATGTCTGAAAAAACTTGGTGACAAAATTGACGCATAA